A stretch of the Microcella sp. genome encodes the following:
- the rpmH gene encoding 50S ribosomal protein L34 translates to MTKRTFQPNNRRRAKVHGFRLRMRTRAGRSILAARRRKGRTELSA, encoded by the coding sequence ATGACCAAGCGCACCTTCCAACCGAACAACCGCCGTCGCGCCAAGGTTCACGGCTTCCGCCTGCGCATGCGCACGCGCGCCGGCCGCTCGATCCTGGCCGCTCGTCGCCGCAAGGGTCGCACCGAACTCTCGGCCTGA
- the rnpA gene encoding ribonuclease P protein component yields MLPRAHRISRGAEIVMTVRRGRRTVTPHAVVHRIPNGSDSAARFGVVVSKKVGGAVVRNRVRRRIQSICADHLSTVPHGDLIVVRALPGSPEVGWDTLRSEIGDGLRRAVVAR; encoded by the coding sequence GTGCTCCCGCGAGCACACCGGATCTCCCGGGGCGCCGAAATTGTCATGACTGTGCGTCGTGGCAGGCGAACCGTGACGCCTCACGCGGTGGTGCATCGCATCCCGAACGGCAGCGATAGCGCTGCACGCTTCGGCGTCGTCGTGTCGAAGAAGGTCGGGGGCGCGGTCGTGCGCAACCGGGTGCGCCGTCGCATCCAGTCGATCTGCGCCGATCACCTGTCGACCGTTCCGCACGGCGATCTGATCGTGGTGCGGGCACTCCCCGGCTCACCCGAGGTCGGGTGGGATACTCTGCGCTCGGAGATCGGCGACGGATTGCGACGGGCGGTGGTGGCACGGTGA
- the yidD gene encoding membrane protein insertion efficiency factor YidD, whose protein sequence is MVRAAQTVALIPRNAVVIVLRAYRAVISPLYGDVCRYYPSCSAYALGSVQEHGVTKGGWLAARRLARCHPWAEGGIDDWPVRDNSPYRRTRWGLIVLERKA, encoded by the coding sequence GTGGTGCGCGCCGCGCAGACGGTCGCTCTGATCCCGCGCAACGCCGTGGTCATCGTGCTGCGGGCCTATCGAGCGGTGATCTCACCGTTGTACGGTGATGTCTGCCGCTATTACCCGAGCTGCTCGGCCTACGCGCTGGGCTCTGTGCAAGAGCACGGGGTGACGAAGGGCGGCTGGCTCGCCGCACGTCGGCTGGCTCGTTGCCACCCGTGGGCAGAGGGCGGCATCGACGACTGGCCCGTCCGTGACAACTCTCCCTACCGCCGCACGCGGTGGGGCCTGATCGTGCTCGAGAGAAAGGCATAA
- the dnaN gene encoding DNA polymerase III subunit beta, producing the protein MKFQVNRDVFSEGVSFAVKLLPQRTTLPILSGVLLRAEGSTVTLSSFDYEVSAQTSITADVTEDGTVLVSGRLLAEIASRLPNAPVEFSTDDGKIAVRCGSARFTLSSMPVEEYPSLPVVDGASGILPGEAFADAVGQVSVAASRDDVTPVITGVQLEIADNRLSLVATDRYRVAVREIDWESSAVAEGVTALVPSRTLSEIGKIFAHAATVTVTIVSGGDRELIAFSADQKTVTSLLIKGNFPPVKRLFPETVDNYAVMNTAELIEATRRVQLVLERDAALRYSFSDDGLTLEAIGSENAQASETIDAHLTGGDTTVSLKPQFLIDGLSAVHSEFVRISFTKTDNPNKPGPVLITSQSSKDQPGADNYRYLLQPNLLLR; encoded by the coding sequence GTGAAGTTCCAGGTCAATCGCGATGTCTTCAGCGAAGGCGTGTCATTCGCCGTGAAGCTTCTTCCGCAGCGCACTACTCTGCCGATTCTCAGCGGCGTGCTGCTGCGTGCCGAAGGCTCGACCGTCACGCTCTCCTCGTTCGACTACGAGGTGTCTGCCCAGACATCGATCACCGCTGACGTCACCGAAGACGGCACCGTGCTCGTGTCGGGCCGGCTGCTCGCCGAGATCGCCTCGCGCCTTCCGAATGCACCCGTCGAGTTCTCCACCGACGACGGCAAGATCGCTGTGCGCTGCGGTTCGGCGCGCTTCACCTTGTCGAGCATGCCCGTCGAGGAGTACCCGAGCCTGCCCGTCGTCGATGGTGCCAGCGGAATTCTGCCGGGTGAGGCGTTCGCCGACGCCGTCGGTCAAGTCTCGGTCGCGGCTTCTCGCGACGATGTGACGCCGGTCATCACGGGCGTGCAGCTCGAGATCGCCGACAACAGGCTGTCGCTCGTGGCCACCGACCGCTATCGCGTCGCCGTTCGCGAGATCGACTGGGAGAGCTCTGCTGTCGCCGAGGGCGTCACCGCTCTGGTTCCCTCACGCACGCTGTCAGAGATCGGCAAGATCTTCGCGCACGCAGCGACCGTGACTGTCACGATCGTCAGCGGGGGCGACCGCGAACTCATCGCCTTCTCGGCCGACCAGAAGACCGTGACCTCGTTGCTCATCAAGGGCAACTTCCCACCCGTAAAGCGCCTCTTCCCCGAGACGGTCGACAACTACGCGGTCATGAACACTGCCGAGCTGATCGAAGCCACCCGCCGCGTGCAGCTCGTGCTCGAGCGCGACGCCGCTCTGCGCTACAGCTTCTCTGACGATGGCCTCACCCTCGAGGCCATCGGCTCTGAGAATGCCCAGGCCTCCGAGACGATCGACGCTCACTTGACCGGCGGTGACACCACGGTGTCGCTCAAGCCGCAGTTCTTGATCGATGGTCTCTCGGCGGTGCACAGCGAGTTCGTGCGCATCTCGTTTACCAAGACCGACAACCCGAACAAGCCGGGGCCTGTGCTCATCACGAGCCAGTCGTCGAAAGACCAGCCGGGCGCTGACAACTACCGCTACCTGCTGCAGCCCAATCTGCTGCTGCGCTGA
- the dnaA gene encoding chromosomal replication initiator protein DnaA yields MSDDTESPLELWESVKAVLTADERITPQLHGFINLVEPRGVMAGTLYLEVPNELTRGMLEQRIRLPLLSALTSAAGETVSSFAIVVNPEIQHEDLEGRSEPLEASPSYIEQSVPPATAEASGRRGDSRLNDKYSFDNFVIGGSNRFAHAAAVAVAEAPAKAYNPLFIYGESGLGKTHLLHAIGHYAESLYPGIRVRYVSSEEFTNDFINSIANNRASLFQSRYREIDILLIDDIQFLQGKDSTQEAFFHTFNTLHDHNKQVVITSDLPPKHLTGFEDRMRSRFEWGLITDVQAPDLETRIAILRKKAQNDKLQVRDDVLEYIASKVSSNIRELEGTLIRVTAFANLNRTPVDMQLVQTVLKDLITLDEDNVIAPVDIINHTAAYFKLTVDDLYGSSRSQAVATARQIAMYLCRELTNLSLPKIGQLFGNRDHTTVMYANKKISDLMKERRSIYNQVTELTSRIKQNHRYS; encoded by the coding sequence ATGTCGGACGACACCGAATCCCCCCTCGAGCTGTGGGAGTCGGTGAAGGCGGTGCTCACCGCCGACGAACGCATCACCCCTCAGCTGCATGGGTTCATCAACCTCGTCGAGCCGCGTGGCGTCATGGCCGGCACCTTGTATCTCGAGGTTCCCAACGAGCTGACCCGGGGCATGCTCGAGCAGCGCATCCGTCTTCCTCTGCTCAGTGCCCTCACCTCTGCAGCCGGTGAGACGGTCTCGAGCTTCGCGATCGTCGTCAATCCCGAGATCCAGCATGAAGACCTCGAGGGCAGGTCCGAGCCGCTCGAGGCGAGCCCCTCGTACATCGAGCAATCGGTGCCACCCGCCACCGCAGAAGCCTCGGGTCGGCGCGGCGACAGCCGACTCAACGACAAGTACAGCTTCGACAACTTCGTCATCGGCGGCTCGAACCGATTCGCCCATGCTGCGGCCGTCGCCGTGGCCGAAGCGCCCGCCAAGGCCTACAACCCGCTCTTCATCTATGGCGAGTCGGGCCTGGGCAAGACCCACCTCCTTCACGCCATCGGTCACTACGCCGAAAGCCTGTACCCGGGCATCCGGGTGCGATACGTCTCGAGCGAGGAGTTCACGAACGACTTCATCAACTCGATCGCCAACAACCGCGCGAGCCTCTTCCAGTCGCGCTATCGCGAGATCGACATTCTGCTCATCGACGACATCCAGTTTCTCCAGGGGAAGGACTCGACGCAGGAAGCGTTCTTCCACACCTTCAACACGCTGCATGATCACAACAAGCAGGTGGTCATCACGAGCGACCTGCCGCCGAAGCACCTCACCGGCTTCGAAGACCGCATGCGCAGCCGTTTCGAGTGGGGCCTCATCACCGACGTGCAGGCTCCCGATCTCGAGACGCGCATCGCGATCCTGCGCAAGAAGGCGCAGAACGACAAACTGCAAGTTCGCGACGACGTGCTCGAGTACATAGCCTCGAAGGTCTCGAGCAACATCCGCGAGCTCGAAGGCACGCTCATCCGCGTCACCGCGTTCGCCAACTTGAACCGCACTCCGGTCGACATGCAGCTCGTGCAGACGGTACTGAAAGATCTCATCACCCTCGATGAAGACAACGTCATCGCACCGGTCGACATCATCAATCACACCGCCGCCTACTTCAAGCTGACGGTCGACGACCTCTACGGTTCATCGCGTTCACAGGCTGTGGCCACCGCCCGACAGATCGCCATGTACCTGTGCCGTGAGCTCACGAACCTCTCGCTGCCGAAGATCGGCCAGCTCTTCGGCAACCGCGATCACACCACCGTGATGTACGCGAACAAGAAAATCAGCGACCTCATGAAAGAGCGCCGCTCGATCTACAACCAGGTCACCGAGTTGACCAGTCGTATCAAGCAGAATCACCGCTACAGCTGA
- a CDS encoding protein jag — protein MSDTTETPTITDAPTDAPEVDESSAIDEGDIAADYLEELLDLADLDGDIEIATRAGRVYLTVEADEPDALRLLSKPDTVGALQELTRLAVHAKTGEFSRLILDIAGSRDARAEELQRLVDRAVERIEAGAASAALPPMSSYERKLVHDLVSERGFTSESEGEGSERHTVIRRG, from the coding sequence ATGAGCGACACCACTGAGACCCCGACCATCACCGACGCTCCCACCGACGCTCCGGAGGTCGACGAGTCATCCGCGATCGACGAGGGCGACATCGCGGCCGATTACCTCGAAGAGCTGCTCGACCTGGCCGACCTCGATGGAGACATCGAGATCGCCACGCGCGCTGGTCGGGTGTACCTGACCGTCGAGGCTGACGAACCGGATGCCCTCCGCCTGCTGTCGAAGCCCGACACCGTCGGCGCGCTGCAAGAACTCACTCGACTCGCGGTGCACGCCAAGACCGGCGAGTTCTCCCGCCTGATCCTCGACATCGCCGGCTCGCGCGATGCCCGCGCCGAAGAGCTTCAGCGCCTGGTCGATCGTGCGGTCGAGCGCATCGAGGCCGGCGCAGCGTCGGCCGCCCTGCCGCCGATGTCGAGCTACGAGCGCAAGCTCGTGCACGACCTCGTCTCTGAGCGCGGCTTCACCTCCGAGTCCGAGGGTGAGGGTTCTGAGCGCCACACCGTCATTCGACGTGGCTGA
- the yidC gene encoding membrane protein insertase YidC, translated as MDIFAIILWPIKWAIEAILVGFHWLFTFMGLESEAGLTWVLSIAGLVVVVRAALIPVFVRQIKNQRKMLEISPDLKKIQDKYKGKRDQFSREAMSRETMALYKKHGTNPLSSCLPILLQMPIFFGLFSVLNSSFNGLSGVGLLNEQLSAEFGSATLFGIAPLGSTMLTSDGNVWVIVIAIVLIILMTASQFITQLQIMSKNQSPEMKASPMYRQQRILLYILPLVFLFSGVAFPLGVMFYWFVSNIWTMVQQFIVIRNMPTPGSDAALAREARLAKRRQRRGLPEIIEDEPGTLAVEEPKKPQRTQPVSKNRAKKKGGR; from the coding sequence ATGGACATCTTCGCCATCATCCTCTGGCCCATCAAATGGGCCATCGAGGCGATTCTCGTGGGCTTCCACTGGCTGTTCACGTTCATGGGTCTCGAGAGCGAGGCCGGCCTCACGTGGGTGCTCTCGATCGCGGGCCTCGTCGTCGTCGTGCGTGCCGCCCTCATCCCCGTCTTCGTGCGCCAGATCAAGAACCAGCGCAAGATGCTCGAGATCTCACCCGACCTCAAGAAGATCCAAGACAAGTACAAGGGCAAACGCGACCAGTTCTCGCGTGAGGCCATGTCGCGCGAGACCATGGCGCTCTACAAGAAGCACGGCACGAACCCTCTGTCGTCGTGCCTGCCGATCCTGCTGCAGATGCCGATCTTCTTCGGCCTGTTCTCGGTGCTCAACAGCTCGTTCAACGGACTCTCGGGCGTAGGCCTTCTCAACGAGCAGCTCTCGGCGGAGTTCGGCAGCGCGACGCTCTTCGGCATCGCCCCCCTCGGCTCGACCATGCTCACCTCAGACGGCAATGTCTGGGTCATCGTGATCGCGATCGTGCTCATCATCCTCATGACGGCATCGCAGTTCATCACGCAGCTGCAGATCATGTCGAAGAACCAGAGCCCAGAGATGAAGGCCTCGCCGATGTACCGGCAGCAGCGCATCCTGCTCTACATCCTGCCGCTGGTCTTCCTCTTCTCCGGCGTGGCCTTCCCCCTCGGCGTGATGTTCTACTGGTTCGTCTCGAACATCTGGACGATGGTGCAGCAGTTCATCGTCATCAGGAACATGCCGACCCCGGGCAGCGATGCGGCCCTCGCACGCGAGGCCCGTCTTGCCAAGCGCCGGCAACGTCGGGGCCTCCCCGAGATCATTGAAGACGAGCCAGGAACCCTGGCCGTCGAGGAGCCCAAGAAGCCGCAGCGCACTCAACCTGTCAGCAAGAACCGTGCGAAGAAGAAGGGCGGCCGCTGA